The following proteins come from a genomic window of Eleginops maclovinus isolate JMC-PN-2008 ecotype Puerto Natales chromosome 8, JC_Emac_rtc_rv5, whole genome shotgun sequence:
- the gtf3c4 gene encoding general transcription factor 3C polypeptide 4, producing the protein MAAASQSASLPSLPRDVQIKTEPEDEDALLISPVDVPVKRDPVVPLIAPVSGLQPLTWSQDHRLAVCTTSSLSLLELVCDVHSNKQELTLHRTSIPVPTEPTKMRVGPSAEQAEALEKFSTHADPAIRQLFWADRAMNPSIGQHKGIKYASWSPLGCDSSGRCLLACLTLDHRLTIHHSYKRLNWKMLEDLTKKYSERLKQRGYSQKDDIPPQASLLDFDELQRRFRMQTPLRMEWSSVYTTKQVQPDNTCANIEMVLLAVLMENGDLVLWKFVLPFLDTSDVEFYDIVESGVSRPSDLAWWEYESTDRRMSGLIVGSEVGPVKIVPVSLTGVKGYFTLRHPVILWKECDEIAVENLKCVPMIHPIQKTSCSLIVASRGCYVFWCLLMISPAGLNVHNSHVAGLHSLPVVSLAISQHGVSVYTCSVDGWIKKLTPTFTGNTLIFKQEEMLRPENIAGRKIHGIAVSHNGAYIALTSTQGMVGGFHPVNKIYQVHFVTLKTPETAGALLLKSPAQNLYKTADLLDLVRWQILKNKSIPASLLEEIDQKIQEVDSPYFWRLKLFLVRALYQSLQEPLTDHRWKPTLEENKVFIREEEEGDGTDGEDAAKEKSEPVGRVVKQEKENLKEQMEEVQAWINSVESHIMRENMKKVLGVVYLNTWIAQNTSIPTCGLVEFLSRDSNDRASEVLIGHIKNKMNKQTFSERCSLCQEVLPFSDHKQAICKNGHMWLRCVLSYQACQTLTFRRCLLLDTISRLPEPEDPEWIRKVLQGPCTLCDSPMI; encoded by the exons ATGGCGGCTGCCAGTCAGTCGGCTTCGTTGCCTTCACTGCCCAGAGATGTACAGATTAAGACCGAGCCAGAGGATGAGGATGCTCTCTTGATAAGCCCGGTGGATGTGCCGGTGAAGCGGGACCCCGTCGTCCCGCTCATCGCCCCGGTCAGCGGGCTGCAGCCGCTCACATGGTCCCAGGATCACCGCCTGGCTGTGTGCACCACCAGCTCCCTGTCGCTGCTGGAGCTGGTGTGTGATGTTCACAGCAACAAACAGGAGCTGACGCTGCACCGAACTTCCATCCCCGTCCCGACAGAACCAACAAAGATGCGG gTAGGACCATCAGCAGAGCAGGCTGAAGCGCTGGAGAAGTTCTCTACACATGCGGACCCAGCAATCAGGCAGCTTTTTTGGGCAGACAGAGCGATGAACCCATCAATAGGACAGCACAAAGGAATAAAATACGCCAGTTGGTCTCCGTTAGGTTGTGACTCTAGCGGGCGCTGTCTGCTCGCTTGCCTAACACTAGACCACAGACTGACCATTCACCACAGCTACAAGCGTCTCAACTGGAAAATGCTAGAAGATCTTACCAAAAAGTATAGCGAGAGGCTAAAGCAGCGAGGCTATTCCCAAAAGGACGACATTCCTCCGCAGGCGTCCCTGCTGGACTTTGACGAGCTGCAGCGGCGCTTCAGAATGCAAACCCCTCTGAGGATGGAGTGGTCGAGCGTTTACACGACCAAACAGGTTCAGCCGGACAACACGTGTGCAAACATAGAGATGGTCCTCCTCGCTGTCCTGATGGAAAATGGAGACCTAGTTTTGTGGAAGTTTGTGTTGCCTTTTTTAGACACTTCAGATGTAGAGTTTTATGACATCGTCGAGTCAGGTGTGAGTCGTCCCAGCGACCTGGCGTGGTGGGAGTATGAAAGCACTGATCGGCGGATGAGTGGACTGATCGTTGGCAGCGAGGTGGGACCCGTCAAGATTGTGCCGGTCAGCCTGACGGGAGTGAAGGGCTACTTCACCCTCCGACACCCTGTCATCCTCTGGAAGGAGTGTGATGAGATCGCCGTGGAAAACCTCAAATGTGTTCCGATGATCCACCCGATCCAGAAGACCAGCTGCAGTCTCATCGTAGCCTCACGCGGCTGCTACGTCTTCTGGTGTTTGCTCATGATTTCGCCAGCCGGACTGAATGTGCACAACTCTCACGTGGCCGGGCTGCACTCGCTCCCCGTGGTCTCGCTGGCGATCAGTCAGCACGGAGTCTCAGTGTACACATGTTCTGTAGACGGGTGGATTAAAAAACTGACGCCAACATTTACAGGGAACACTTTGATTTTCAAACAAGAGGAAATGCTGCGTCCTGAGAACATCGCAGGGAGGAAGATACATGGAATTGCGGTGAGCCACAACGGAGCCTACATTGCGCTCACCAGCACACAAGGTATGGTTGGCGGCTTTCACCCAGTTAACAAGATCTACCAGGTTCACTTTGTGACCCTGAAAACGCCAGAAACGGCAGGAGCTTTGCTGCTCAAGTCCCCCGCACAGAACTTGTACAAAACCGCGGACCTGCTTGATCTCGTGAGGTGGcaaattttgaaaaacaagtccaTTCCGGCATCACTGCTGGAAGAAATCGATCAAAAGATCCAGGAAGTAGACTCGCCCTACTTTTGGCGTCTAAAGCTCTTCCTGGTGAGGGCACTTTACCAGTCGCTACAGGAGCCTCTCACAGATCACCGCTGGAAACCAACGCTCGAGGAGAACAAAGTATTTataagggaggaggaagagggggacgGAACGGACGGAGAAGACGCTGCTAAAGAGAAAAGTGAGCCTGTTGGTAGAGTAGTGAAACAGGAGAAGGAGAATCTGAAGGAGCAGATGGAGGAGGTGCAGGCTTGGATCAATTCTGTAGAGAGCCACATCATGAGGGAGAACATGAAGAAGGTGCTGGGCGTGGTTTACCTCAACACCTGGATCGCTCAGAACACCAGCATCCCGACCTGTGGCCTGGTGGAGTTCCTCTCCAGAGACTCCAACGACAGAGCTTCAGAG GTCCTGATTGGCCACATCAAGAACAAGATGAACAAGCAGACGTTCTCGGAGCGCTGCAGCCTGTGTCAGGAGGTGCTGCCCTTCTCGGACCACAAACAAGCCATCTGTAAAAACGGTCACATGTGGCTCAG GTGTGTGTTGTCATACCAGGCCTGCCAGACGCTGACGTTCAGACGTTGCCTCCTGCTGGATACCATCTCCAGACTGCCAGAGCCCGAGG ATCCAGAGTGGATAAGGAAGGTTCTGCAGGGCCCCTGCACGCTCTGCGACTCGCCCATGATCTAG